From Pseudomonas poae, the proteins below share one genomic window:
- a CDS encoding cytochrome o ubiquinol oxidase subunit III: MSNLVTNAGHAHVDDHGHDDHHHDSGPMTVFGFWLYLMTDCILFASIFAVYAVLVNNVAGGPSGHDIFELPYVLGETALLLFSSITYGFAMLAFYKGNKKGVLSWLALTFLFGLGFIGMEINEFHLLISEGYGPHRSGFLSAFFTLVGTHGLHVTAGLLWMAVMMYQVNKHGLTNTNKTRLSCLSLFWHFLDVVWICVFTVVYLMGTL, encoded by the coding sequence ATGTCGAACTTAGTGACCAATGCTGGACACGCCCATGTCGATGACCATGGGCACGATGACCATCACCACGACTCGGGGCCGATGACCGTTTTCGGTTTCTGGCTCTACCTGATGACCGACTGCATCTTGTTTGCGTCGATCTTTGCGGTGTACGCGGTACTGGTAAACAACGTAGCGGGTGGCCCGTCGGGCCACGACATCTTCGAACTGCCTTACGTGCTCGGCGAAACCGCCTTGCTGTTGTTCAGTTCGATCACCTACGGCTTCGCCATGTTGGCCTTCTACAAGGGCAACAAGAAAGGCGTACTGAGCTGGTTGGCACTGACCTTCCTGTTCGGCCTGGGCTTTATCGGCATGGAGATCAACGAGTTCCACCTGCTGATCTCCGAAGGCTACGGCCCGCACCGTTCCGGTTTCCTGTCGGCGTTCTTCACGCTGGTCGGCACCCACGGTCTGCACGTAACTGCCGGCCTGCTGTGGATGGCGGTGATGATGTATCAGGTCAATAAACACGGCCTGACCAACACCAACAAGACTCGCCTGAGCTGCCTGAGCCTGTTCTGGCACTTCCTGGACGTGGTCTGGATCTGCGTCTTCACCGTTGTTTACCTGATGGGGACTCTGTAA
- the cyoD gene encoding cytochrome o ubiquinol oxidase subunit IV, which translates to MANAHSHDHDSHDASHGSVKSYAIGFILSVILTLIPFGLVMYPTLPKSITLMIVLAFAVIQVLVHLVYFLHLDRSKEQRDNVIAFVFAGLVILLLVGLSIWIMFSIHTFMMAK; encoded by the coding sequence ATGGCTAATGCACACTCCCATGACCATGACAGCCATGATGCGAGCCACGGCAGCGTTAAGTCTTACGCTATCGGCTTCATCCTGTCGGTAATCCTGACGCTCATCCCGTTCGGTCTGGTGATGTACCCGACTCTGCCGAAGTCGATCACGTTGATGATCGTATTGGCGTTCGCGGTGATTCAGGTACTGGTTCACCTGGTGTACTTCCTGCACCTGGACCGTTCCAAAGAGCAGCGCGATAACGTGATTGCGTTCGTGTTCGCAGGCTTGGTAATCCTGCTGCTGGTTGGCCTGTCGATATGGATCATGTTCAGCATCCATACGTTCATGATGGCGAAGTGA
- the cyoE gene encoding heme o synthase, with amino-acid sequence MSLKHFIQITKPGIIFGNVLSVAGGFFLASKGHVDLAIFLAAMIGTSLVVASGCVFNNCIDRDIDIKMERTKNRVLVQGLISLKLALIYATVLGIAGVALLYKVANPLAALFAVIGFVIYVGLYSLYLKRKSVHGTLVGSLSGAMPPVIGYVAVTNSFDMAALTLLVMFSLWQMPHSYAIAIFRFNDYLAASIPVLPVKRGIQVAKKHILLYILAFLVATLMLTFSGYAGMSYLAVAAAMGMYWLYMAWTGYKAVDDTVWARKLFVFSIFTITALSVMMSLDFQVPKELLLTYAH; translated from the coding sequence ATGTCGCTTAAGCACTTTATCCAAATCACCAAACCGGGGATCATTTTCGGTAACGTGCTTTCTGTGGCGGGCGGTTTCTTCCTGGCCTCCAAGGGGCATGTCGATCTGGCCATTTTCCTGGCTGCAATGATCGGCACGTCCCTGGTGGTAGCTTCCGGTTGTGTCTTCAACAACTGCATCGACCGTGACATCGATATCAAGATGGAGCGCACCAAGAATCGTGTACTGGTGCAGGGCCTTATCTCCCTGAAACTGGCACTGATCTACGCGACCGTCCTGGGTATTGCCGGTGTAGCACTGTTGTACAAGGTGGCCAACCCGCTGGCGGCGCTGTTTGCCGTGATCGGTTTTGTCATCTACGTCGGCCTTTACAGCCTGTACCTCAAGCGCAAGTCGGTGCACGGCACGCTGGTGGGCAGTCTGTCGGGGGCGATGCCGCCGGTGATTGGTTATGTGGCTGTGACCAATAGCTTCGACATGGCCGCGCTGACGCTACTGGTGATGTTCAGCCTGTGGCAGATGCCGCATTCCTACGCCATCGCGATTTTCCGCTTCAATGACTACCTGGCTGCGTCGATTCCGGTTCTGCCGGTTAAACGTGGCATCCAGGTGGCCAAGAAACACATCCTGCTGTACATCCTGGCCTTCCTCGTGGCGACCTTGATGTTGACCTTCAGTGGCTACGCCGGCATGAGCTACCTCGCCGTCGCCGCCGCCATGGGCATGTACTGGTTGTACATGGCCTGGACCGGCTACAAGGCGGTGGATGACACCGTCTGGGCGCGCAAGCTGTTCGTGTTCTCGATCTTCACCATCACCGCGCTCAGCGTGATGATGTCCCTGGATTTCCAAGTGCCGAAAGAGCTGTTGCTGACCTACGCTCACTGA
- a CDS encoding response regulator transcription factor, translated as MSVKILLVDDHQLFRQGMVALLGREHDLSIVGQAQDGVQALAQIELQQPHLMILDLEMPLLSGLDTLSRARLKYPDLRVLCLSAHGELRRISQALESGACGYLLKECAYEELVKAVRTVAGGRAYLSPDVATAMAIGRHASQRNGLAGAPLSPREKQILQLLVEGCTTRVIAERMHISGKTVSTHREHIMAKLNLKGIAQLTRYALREGLI; from the coding sequence ATGAGCGTGAAGATCCTGCTGGTGGACGATCATCAGCTGTTTCGCCAGGGCATGGTCGCCTTGCTCGGCAGGGAGCACGACTTGAGTATCGTGGGCCAGGCGCAAGACGGTGTGCAGGCGCTGGCGCAGATTGAACTGCAACAGCCGCACCTGATGATTCTCGACCTTGAAATGCCGCTGCTCAGCGGCCTGGACACCTTGTCACGCGCACGCCTCAAATACCCGGACTTGCGCGTGCTGTGCCTGTCAGCCCACGGCGAGCTGCGCAGGATTTCCCAGGCCCTGGAATCGGGCGCCTGCGGCTATCTGCTCAAAGAGTGTGCCTACGAAGAACTGGTCAAGGCCGTACGCACGGTCGCTGGCGGGCGGGCGTATTTGTCACCGGATGTGGCCACGGCCATGGCGATCGGCCGTCACGCCAGCCAGCGAAACGGCCTGGCCGGCGCACCGCTGAGCCCTCGTGAAAAACAGATCCTGCAACTGCTGGTAGAGGGTTGCACCACCCGCGTCATCGCCGAGCGCATGCACATCAGTGGCAAAACCGTGAGCACCCATCGCGAACACATCATGGCCAAGCTCAACCTCAAGGGCATCGCACAATTAACCCGCTATGCGCTGCGCGAAGGGCTGATCTGA
- a CDS encoding histidine kinase, which produces MSRQKQPNAGRDSARVIYALEAERQRIARDLHDRPAQTLAWVLLRLADLEQHEACQPIRSTLQELRLQLQSMSQDLRQLVQDLNPQPTTGGLLDDAMRAAVHDMHRRFPGSPSVLLNLQGPRTALAPQVLTPVIRALKELLANLRRHSRADEALLSSHCQDGTIVLTLTDQGQGFDPLHRGFGLQSIAGSLDAVGARLEIDAHRGVGTSARIRLPRRVIGGRP; this is translated from the coding sequence ATGTCACGTCAGAAACAGCCAAACGCAGGCCGCGATAGTGCGCGCGTCATTTATGCACTCGAGGCCGAGCGCCAACGTATTGCCCGCGACCTGCACGACCGCCCCGCCCAGACCCTGGCCTGGGTGCTGCTGCGCCTGGCGGATCTGGAGCAGCATGAGGCTTGCCAGCCCATTCGGTCGACACTCCAGGAACTGCGCCTACAGCTTCAAAGCATGAGCCAGGACCTTCGCCAGCTCGTACAAGACCTCAACCCCCAGCCCACCACAGGAGGGCTACTGGACGATGCCATGCGCGCCGCAGTGCATGACATGCATCGACGTTTTCCCGGTTCACCGTCGGTGCTCCTGAACCTGCAGGGGCCCAGGACGGCCTTGGCGCCGCAGGTATTGACCCCGGTGATACGTGCGCTGAAGGAACTGCTGGCCAACCTGCGCAGGCACAGCAGGGCCGACGAGGCACTCCTCAGTTCACACTGCCAAGACGGCACTATCGTCCTGACCCTGACCGACCAGGGCCAGGGTTTTGACCCCCTCCATCGCGGCTTCGGCTTGCAGAGCATCGCCGGTTCACTGGACGCCGTCGGGGCGCGCCTGGAGATCGACGCTCACCGTGGCGTCGGCACCTCGGCGCGTATCCGGCTACCGCGCCGCGTTATCGGGGGCAGGCCATGA
- a CDS encoding LuxR C-terminal-related transcriptional regulator, which yields MPNIPLVRLHNLTHRESSVLRLIGQGLDCQAIARQLSISPLTARKHRSNILAKTGLKTAVQLAMFALELEFRHLRHCANHPLETGTADPT from the coding sequence TTGCCGAACATTCCCCTGGTCAGGCTCCATAACCTTACCCACAGGGAGTCGAGCGTGCTGCGGCTGATCGGGCAGGGCCTGGACTGCCAGGCCATCGCCAGGCAGTTGTCCATCAGCCCACTCACGGCACGTAAACATCGCAGCAATATCCTGGCTAAAACCGGCTTGAAAACCGCGGTACAACTGGCGATGTTTGCCCTGGAGCTTGAGTTTCGACACCTTCGCCACTGCGCCAATCACCCCCTCGAAACTGGCACCGCTGACCCGACGTGA
- a CDS encoding aspartate aminotransferase family protein — translation MSRETISQSISIVHPISLSHGTNAEVWDTTGKRYIDFVGGIGVLNLGHCHPGVVEAIREQATRLTHYAFNAAPHAPYIELMDRLTAFIPVGYPVSGMLTNSGAEAAENALKIVRGATGRTAVIAFDGAFHGRTLATLNLNGKVAPYKQKVGVLPGPVYHLPYPSADNGVTCAEALKAMDRLFSVEIDINDVACFIIEPVQGEGGFLALDIEFAQALRRFCDEHGILLIADEIQSGFGRTGQRFAFSRLGIEPDLILLGKSIAGGVPLGAVVGRKALMDNLPKGGLGGTYSGNPIACAAALATLDAMTDQHLHTWGAQQEETILSRYAAWRAQHLSPYLGRLTGVGAMRGIELANADGTPAPKQLAQLLSLARDAGLLLMPSGKSRHIIRLLAPLTIEPAVLEEGLNILETCLGKLE, via the coding sequence ATGAGCCGCGAAACCATCAGCCAGTCGATTTCCATCGTTCACCCCATCAGCCTCAGCCACGGTACAAATGCCGAGGTCTGGGACACCACGGGCAAACGCTATATCGACTTTGTCGGCGGCATCGGGGTACTCAACCTGGGCCACTGCCACCCCGGCGTGGTCGAAGCGATTCGTGAACAGGCCACCCGGCTGACCCACTACGCCTTCAACGCCGCGCCCCATGCGCCCTACATTGAGCTGATGGATCGCCTGACGGCCTTTATCCCGGTGGGCTATCCGGTCAGTGGCATGCTCACCAACAGCGGCGCGGAAGCGGCGGAAAACGCCTTGAAAATCGTGCGCGGCGCCACCGGCCGCACGGCCGTGATCGCGTTTGACGGGGCCTTTCACGGCCGCACCCTGGCCACCTTGAACCTCAACGGCAAGGTCGCGCCGTACAAACAAAAGGTCGGCGTACTGCCCGGCCCGGTGTATCACCTGCCCTACCCCAGCGCCGACAACGGCGTGACCTGTGCCGAGGCGCTGAAGGCTATGGACCGCCTGTTCAGCGTGGAAATCGACATTAACGACGTGGCCTGTTTCATCATCGAACCGGTGCAAGGTGAGGGCGGCTTCCTGGCGCTGGATATCGAGTTCGCCCAGGCCCTGCGGCGCTTTTGCGATGAGCACGGCATCTTGCTGATCGCCGATGAAATCCAATCGGGCTTTGGCCGTACCGGCCAGCGCTTCGCCTTCTCGCGTTTGGGCATCGAACCGGACTTGATCCTGCTGGGTAAAAGCATCGCCGGCGGTGTGCCGCTCGGCGCGGTGGTGGGGCGCAAGGCGCTGATGGACAACCTACCCAAAGGCGGCCTGGGCGGCACCTATTCCGGTAACCCGATCGCCTGCGCGGCGGCGCTGGCGACCCTCGATGCAATGACCGATCAGCACCTGCACACCTGGGGCGCGCAACAGGAAGAAACCATCCTCAGCCGCTACGCGGCCTGGCGCGCGCAGCACCTGTCGCCCTACCTTGGCCGCTTGACCGGCGTGGGTGCCATGCGCGGCATCGAACTGGCCAACGCCGATGGCACGCCCGCGCCCAAACAGCTTGCTCAGTTATTGAGCCTGGCGCGGGACGCCGGCCTGCTGCTGATGCCCAGCGGCAAGTCGCGGCATATCATCCGGTTGCTGGCACCGCTGACGATTGAGCCGGCGGTGCTGGAGGAAGGCCTGAACATCCTCGAAACATGCCTGGGGAAGCTTGAATAA